In Paenibacillus kyungheensis, the following are encoded in one genomic region:
- a CDS encoding SDR family oxidoreductase — protein sequence MAETKLTGKVAAVTGGGSGIGKASAIRFAAEGAVVYMLDRTPENAEKTKAEIEQAGGKAYVIECDISKPEMIESAMKQVASEAGQLDIVFANAGINGSKAPIETLEIDDWNQTVEINLRGTFATVKYAIPHLKENGGSIIITSSINGNRVFSNVGFSAYASTKAAQVAFMKMAALELARYKIRVNAICPGAIDTEIDDNTYPSDDLKEVEIPMEFPEGDHPLKGEPGKIEEVANLVLFLASSEASHVTGTEIFVDGAESLLRG from the coding sequence ATGGCAGAAACAAAATTAACCGGTAAAGTAGCAGCAGTAACAGGTGGCGGATCAGGAATAGGTAAAGCATCAGCGATACGATTTGCAGCAGAAGGTGCTGTTGTATATATGTTAGATCGTACGCCTGAAAATGCAGAAAAAACCAAAGCTGAAATTGAACAAGCTGGCGGTAAAGCATATGTAATCGAATGCGATATTTCCAAGCCAGAAATGATTGAAAGTGCAATGAAACAAGTAGCGTCTGAAGCAGGTCAATTGGATATTGTATTTGCTAATGCAGGAATCAACGGTAGCAAAGCTCCTATTGAAACTTTGGAAATAGATGATTGGAATCAAACGGTAGAGATCAATTTGCGCGGTACATTTGCAACTGTAAAATATGCTATCCCTCATTTGAAAGAAAATGGTGGTAGTATTATTATTACAAGTTCTATCAATGGTAATCGTGTATTCTCTAATGTAGGATTCTCTGCATATGCCTCTACCAAAGCAGCGCAAGTTGCTTTTATGAAAATGGCGGCATTGGAACTGGCTCGTTACAAAATTCGAGTCAATGCTATCTGTCCGGGAGCGATCGATACTGAAATCGATGATAATACGTATCCAAGTGATGATCTAAAAGAAGTAGAGATTCCTATGGAATTCCCTGAAGGTGATCATCCGCTTAAAGGTGAACCTGGCAAAATCGAAGAAGTAGCTAACCTTGTGCTGTTTTTAGCATCTAGTGAAGCTTCTCATGTAACAGGTACAGAGATATTTGTAGATGGCGCTGAATCGTTATTAAGAGGATAG
- a CDS encoding PAS domain-containing sensor histidine kinase has product MKYRILLWFRSPLIGTIILTIFGIAGNYFKLDLSLNLRFALGSAALLIIFRLYGLRFAVPALLAINIPFGFGGSYLFMTGLFGLEILFLHLYFKRFSRGVLFKADLIFWLCIGLPLIYGMYEYRLHPIDIQMIALILLEQSFNSIINLLIASILLESIMSRVAIGNQPIYSISLGRIIFKYLIAFVIFTALLLLVVISHQQFYDIQGLYSSYMERSSQVYKQDIQISLSDMRKTKPLMNIYKKNFYIDSVVVSPLGTSMYSTLNSETTQQLVESRNDESLIISTTKDGATIFHHFPINRLTLIERWQESYFVMDIPLDHNYRLILKLTAAFYLERIYIFYIQSITTILIVIGIAILLAGPISRKITKSLLELAKASNNIPDKLSKNKPIDWPDSNIVEFHALIDNFKLVSLVLEEQFLQIQHDKENLEIRVVERTFDLAESEAQKSAILKYAIDGIISTDHQKKITEFNPAAEKMFGYTREQVMGRPLSELLLLDTIPAGDNNCPVTAIHADRTAFQVGLTRSEILAEESSFQTFFVHDLTQQERAQAERYEHERQLEVLTDRLREEQGAAEKQKSITGNLLESVQEGIVMCDSQGIISFINPTMLSLFSIKDYTGYPIQQLLRDIESQLVTETSLWIEKLERFLQGEHTWNQGEMVLLQNEKILSLYVTPVTDTVQQIEHGVILVFRDRTEEEHMKQMQNELMSVVSHELRTPLSAMMGYIEMLMIYEDMSIEKRHAFIETIHQEGQRLSHLIDDFLDIQRIEADYAEYHMTYIPLYEMLQGICDQWNPESRDRIMLHHEGLHEVFINGDQQRLIQVFRNLISNALKYSSDDSMVHIVINELQDHISVSIKDSGIGIPPEDHSRIFQKFFRASSASKHNIRGTGLGLYITERIVKDHQGELNFVSRPNKGSTFSVILPKPKKNDSIQHTE; this is encoded by the coding sequence ATGAAATACAGAATACTTCTTTGGTTCCGATCTCCTTTGATAGGAACAATCATCTTAACGATCTTTGGCATAGCAGGCAATTATTTTAAATTGGACTTATCTTTAAATTTACGGTTTGCACTGGGCAGCGCAGCACTTCTGATTATTTTCCGGTTATATGGATTACGATTTGCTGTGCCTGCTTTACTCGCTATAAATATACCTTTTGGATTTGGCGGGTCTTATCTTTTTATGACCGGCTTGTTTGGTTTGGAGATTTTATTTTTGCATTTGTACTTCAAGCGATTTAGCAGAGGAGTTTTATTCAAAGCAGATCTGATCTTTTGGTTATGTATAGGTCTACCTCTGATATATGGTATGTATGAATATCGTCTTCATCCTATTGATATTCAAATGATCGCATTGATTCTTCTTGAGCAAAGTTTTAATAGCATTATTAATTTATTGATTGCTTCGATTTTGTTAGAAAGTATTATGAGTCGGGTAGCGATAGGCAATCAGCCGATCTATTCGATTTCGCTGGGACGTATTATTTTTAAATATTTAATTGCCTTCGTTATCTTTACAGCGTTGTTATTATTAGTGGTTATTAGTCATCAACAATTTTATGATATTCAAGGGTTGTATTCTTCATATATGGAACGTTCTTCACAAGTGTATAAGCAAGATATACAGATTAGTTTGTCAGATATGCGCAAAACCAAACCGTTAATGAACATATATAAAAAGAACTTTTATATCGATTCAGTTGTCGTAAGCCCGTTAGGTACATCTATGTATAGCACGCTCAATAGCGAGACGACACAACAACTTGTAGAGTCTAGAAATGATGAATCTTTGATTATTTCTACTACCAAAGATGGAGCTACTATTTTTCATCATTTCCCTATAAATCGGTTAACCCTGATCGAGCGATGGCAGGAGTCGTACTTTGTTATGGATATTCCATTAGATCATAATTATCGATTAATTTTAAAATTGACAGCGGCGTTTTATTTAGAACGTATTTATATATTTTATATTCAAAGTATTACAACGATTTTGATTGTTATCGGGATAGCGATTTTGTTGGCAGGTCCGATTAGCCGTAAAATTACTAAGTCTTTACTGGAGTTAGCCAAAGCGTCTAACAATATTCCTGATAAATTGAGTAAAAATAAGCCGATAGATTGGCCGGATAGTAATATTGTTGAATTTCACGCATTAATTGATAACTTCAAATTAGTATCACTGGTATTAGAAGAGCAGTTTTTGCAAATTCAACATGATAAAGAGAATTTAGAAATTCGTGTAGTTGAACGTACATTTGATCTGGCGGAAAGTGAAGCTCAAAAAAGTGCTATTCTCAAATACGCTATCGATGGCATCATTTCAACAGATCATCAGAAAAAAATAACAGAGTTTAATCCTGCCGCTGAAAAGATGTTTGGCTATACACGTGAACAAGTGATGGGTAGACCATTATCGGAATTATTACTACTAGATACGATTCCAGCAGGAGACAACAACTGCCCGGTCACAGCTATTCATGCAGACCGTACAGCTTTTCAAGTGGGATTAACACGCAGTGAGATTCTAGCCGAAGAATCTTCGTTTCAGACATTTTTTGTACATGACTTGACGCAACAAGAAAGAGCGCAAGCTGAGCGTTATGAACATGAACGTCAATTGGAAGTGCTGACCGATCGATTACGAGAAGAACAAGGTGCAGCAGAAAAGCAAAAAAGTATTACCGGCAATTTACTGGAATCGGTACAAGAAGGCATTGTGATGTGTGACTCTCAAGGGATTATTTCATTTATTAATCCGACGATGTTATCGCTATTTTCCATCAAAGATTATACCGGTTATCCTATCCAGCAATTGTTACGTGATATAGAAAGTCAACTGGTCACCGAAACGTCTTTATGGATCGAAAAGTTAGAGCGATTTTTGCAAGGAGAACACACATGGAATCAAGGCGAGATGGTATTGTTACAAAATGAAAAGATTCTATCGCTCTATGTCACTCCAGTAACAGATACGGTGCAACAGATTGAACATGGTGTGATTCTTGTTTTTCGAGATCGCACTGAAGAAGAGCATATGAAGCAGATGCAAAATGAATTGATGAGCGTAGTCTCTCATGAATTGCGCACACCATTATCTGCAATGATGGGTTATATCGAAATGTTAATGATCTATGAAGATATGTCGATTGAAAAAAGGCATGCTTTTATAGAAACGATTCATCAAGAAGGACAGCGGTTGTCTCATTTAATAGATGATTTTCTAGATATTCAGCGGATCGAAGCCGATTATGCCGAGTATCATATGACTTATATTCCGCTATATGAAATGTTGCAAGGTATTTGTGATCAATGGAATCCAGAATCAAGAGACCGTATCATGCTTCACCATGAAGGATTGCATGAAGTATTTATTAACGGCGATCAGCAACGCTTAATTCAAGTCTTTCGAAATCTGATTAGTAATGCTCTTAAATACTCTTCAGATGATTCGATGGTTCATATTGTTATCAACGAATTACAGGATCATATTTCGGTGTCGATCAAAGATTCAGGGATCGGGATTCCACCGGAAGATCATAGTCGCATATTCCAAAAATTTTTCCGGGCAAGTTCTGCTTCCAAGCACAATATTCGAGGAACAGGGCTTGGATTATATATTACAGAGCGGATCGTCAAAGATCATCAGGGTGAATTGAATTTTGTATCCAGACCCAATAAAGGTTCTACCTTTTCTGTGATTCTACCCAAACCGAAAAAGAACGATTCTATTCAGCACACTGAATAA
- a CDS encoding sugar phosphate nucleotidyltransferase codes for MRMILLSGGSGKRLWPLSNVNRPKQFLPVLRHQGQPESMLQRIWRQLQDAGLSEQAYFSASGYQADLIRGQIGIDATIIEEPAQRDTFPAIALAASYLYHHAGATRDEMIGVMPVDGYAGDEFFEHLRKLPSILEKSGDEMVLMGASPTEPSDKYGYIVPLMSELVDKEYFGVCSFLEKPDIITAQSLIHKGALWNCGVFAFRLGFLLDHIENQGWNSNYNELLKHYLALPKTSFDLAVVEKTKHISVLPFHGEWRDLGTWDSLIREMDFDVTGSGYISPLSQDTRIINELDIPVSIWNVPNVIVVAGPDGILVTNREDATGIKEMVGQIEIAPRFEERFWGKQTIISHRQDEGGLETVTKRVVITSGRFISYHEHKLRKEVWTIISGIGYICLDGVITMISPGDVIVVEPGMKHCIGASEGELEFIESQIGKAVSETDIIRYEYPGVTPDGLLSEGLSG; via the coding sequence ATGCGCATGATATTGTTGTCCGGTGGGTCAGGTAAACGTTTATGGCCTTTATCGAACGTTAATCGTCCCAAACAATTTCTTCCTGTTCTTCGTCATCAAGGTCAGCCTGAAAGTATGCTACAGCGAATCTGGAGACAATTGCAAGATGCAGGTTTGTCAGAGCAAGCTTATTTTTCAGCTAGCGGGTATCAAGCTGATCTGATTCGTGGGCAAATTGGTATCGATGCTACGATTATTGAAGAACCTGCGCAAAGAGACACGTTTCCGGCAATCGCTTTAGCAGCTTCATATTTATATCATCATGCTGGTGCTACACGTGATGAAATGATAGGAGTCATGCCGGTAGACGGTTATGCCGGTGACGAGTTTTTTGAGCATTTGCGTAAGCTTCCATCTATATTGGAGAAGTCTGGTGATGAGATGGTCTTAATGGGTGCTTCTCCAACGGAGCCTTCAGACAAATACGGATATATTGTACCATTGATGTCTGAACTGGTGGATAAGGAATATTTTGGGGTTTGCTCCTTTTTAGAAAAACCAGATATAATCACTGCCCAATCGTTAATACATAAAGGGGCATTGTGGAATTGCGGTGTATTTGCATTCCGCTTAGGATTTTTGCTAGACCATATTGAAAATCAAGGTTGGAACTCTAACTATAATGAATTGTTAAAGCACTATTTAGCATTACCCAAAACAAGTTTTGATCTAGCGGTTGTAGAAAAAACAAAGCATATATCTGTATTACCGTTTCATGGAGAATGGAGAGATTTGGGAACATGGGATTCATTAATTCGTGAAATGGATTTTGATGTGACCGGTTCAGGATATATCTCTCCTTTATCTCAAGATACTCGTATTATTAACGAACTCGATATACCGGTAAGTATATGGAATGTTCCTAATGTGATCGTAGTGGCAGGGCCTGACGGTATTTTAGTGACCAATCGTGAAGATGCTACAGGCATTAAAGAGATGGTGGGACAGATAGAAATTGCTCCGCGGTTTGAAGAACGCTTCTGGGGCAAACAAACGATTATTTCTCATCGGCAAGATGAAGGCGGGCTAGAGACAGTGACCAAACGAGTCGTGATTACATCAGGTCGCTTTATCAGTTATCATGAACATAAATTACGTAAAGAAGTATGGACGATTATATCAGGTATAGGATATATCTGCCTTGATGGAGTTATCACGATGATCTCTCCAGGTGATGTTATCGTTGTAGAACCGGGGATGAAGCATTGTATTGGTGCTTCTGAAGGTGAACTGGAATTTATTGAGTCACAGATAGGCAAAGCTGTATCGGAGACTGACATTATAAGATACGAATATCCTGGAGTGACTCCAGATGGTTTGTTATCAGAAGGTCTTTCGGGTTAA
- a CDS encoding response regulator transcription factor: protein MSIKVLLIEDEKSLADMIAFFLQEEGYLTEMIHDSKDAIQKLFHFKPDIIVTDLMLPDMDGSELVSQIRKQSTVPVLMISANTMLNERIKALDNGADDFLCKPFSLKELDARIKALLRRSGPTIITEPKVNVSKDKKGRISVNDYRHSLFVEEQEVEVTHIEFAIMKELYNYPGKVFTRNELMDRIKGGDRAYLDRTIDVHISSLRKKIERDPKNPQHIRTVWGTGYKYVM from the coding sequence ATGTCTATCAAAGTTCTTCTTATTGAAGATGAGAAAAGTCTGGCAGATATGATTGCATTTTTTCTTCAAGAAGAAGGTTACCTTACCGAAATGATTCATGATTCCAAAGACGCTATTCAAAAACTGTTTCATTTCAAACCGGATATTATCGTAACCGATCTTATGCTTCCTGATATGGATGGAAGTGAATTAGTCAGTCAGATCCGCAAACAATCTACCGTACCTGTATTGATGATATCTGCCAATACGATGCTGAATGAGCGGATCAAGGCACTGGATAACGGTGCTGATGACTTTTTGTGTAAACCATTTAGTCTCAAAGAATTGGATGCTCGCATCAAAGCATTGCTACGTCGTAGTGGCCCGACTATTATTACCGAGCCCAAAGTCAATGTATCTAAAGACAAAAAAGGACGAATTTCTGTGAATGACTATCGTCATAGTCTGTTTGTCGAAGAACAAGAAGTTGAAGTCACTCATATCGAATTTGCGATTATGAAAGAACTGTATAATTACCCTGGCAAAGTCTTTACCCGCAATGAACTGATGGATCGTATTAAAGGAGGAGATCGCGCTTATCTGGATCGTACCATCGATGTACATATTTCCAGCTTGCGTAAAAAGATAGAGCGCGATCCCAAAAATCCTCAGCATATTCGTACAGTATGGGGTACAGGATATAAATATGTGATGTAA